A segment of the bacterium genome:
AAATGGCTATAATTTTCAAATTTCCGAAAAAAGCCTTTAATAATAACACTTTACCTAAAACCACCCGCTTACTTTTTAAAAATAGACAAAAAAATATCATTTTGAAAAACCTCCCTGACAAGACCTGCTTTAGTTTTGACTCCGTACTGCTTATAAAGCACCGCCAGCCTTACTTTTATAGTTCCCAGAGAATACCCTGTTCTGGCGGCTATCTCCTTATTGCTTTTTTCAAAAACCACAAAATTAATAATCTCTTTATCCAGCTCTTCATAACTGAAAAAACTTTCCTCTATATTCATAGAAATCTCCATCTACAAACTGCTTCCCTTCTGCCCGTTATAAAACACAATTAATTTGTACAACATAATTAACATGAAATATAAAACTTTGTCTATAGAGTATAAATAATATTTTAACTTTATTTTACAATCGTTTGTTTTAGTTCAAAAAAGCAAACAAAAAATATCCTTTAATAGCAACAACTTTTTCGTTTCGATTTATTTAAATTATATTTTACAAAAAGATTTCTCAAAAATTTCTTGTTAAATTAGTTTATTTAAATACAAATATCTTTTATATACTAAAGCACTAAAAATAAATATATCTGCGCGTGGTTACTTAGAGAGGCTTTAGACTAAACGCTAAAATATGTTTTGGTTTTACAGATTCCTTTATTACCCTTGCAATGACGATTTTGACGATTCGGCAATTCTTGTTGACAAAAAAATTTACACTAAAACAGCTGTATTTTCAAGAAAATCACCGCGCCTAAAAGCTATAGCGCATTTTGCAATAATTATTTCACATCCTGATTTCATTTTTAAAGCACTCTAATGTATAATTTAAAATATGTAACAGCCAAACAGGAATATATAATGAACAAAAACAAAATTTTATTAACCTTACTCACCCTTCTAATGTCAACAATAATGATTAATTCCGCCGCAAAGGCAGAAAACAACATAAACATACTTTCAGCCTCCGGCACTTCATCAATAAATGCCGAACCTGACACCGCAGTCTTTTCTGTCGCAATAGAAACCGAAAACAAACTTCTGACAATGGCTTTGCAAGAAAATACCAACAAAGCGCAGAAAGTTGTTTCTGAAATAAAAAAACTAATCGGCAAAGACGACTCGATAAAAACAACCGGTTTTAACGTAAATCCCATATATAACTACGATAACAAAGAAAGAAAAAGCATCCTGAGCGGCTACAGAGTAACGAACATGATAAACGTAAAAACGAAAAAACTCGGAGACACAGGAAAAATCATAGACAGCGCAATAAAAAACGGTGCAAACAAAGCAGATGACCTTGATTTTATGATAGAAAACAAAGCAAAATACTCTAGCGAACTGTTAAAAAAGGCTTCCGAGCTGGCAAAACAAAAGGCTTACGCAACCGCAGAGGCTCTGGGTTTGTGTATAAAAGGAATCAACAGGGTTTCGACAAATTTCTCCGATGAAACAATTTCTCCATACTATAGAGGCGCTTTTTCCGCAATGGAAATGAAAAGTGCTTCAGACGGAGCAGCCCCTCCTATAGAAGCAGGTCAAGTTAAGCTGACAGCAACCGTTTCAGTAGATTTCATAATACAAGATATAAAACAGCCTTAACTTTATTGTAAGAGCGTATCTTGTTAAAAATATAAAAATTCAGATATACAAGTTTTATAGGCTCTTAATTACTTTTTCAGAGCACTATATATATTTTTCACATACTTATAGTTATTATTTTTTAACCCAACGATGAAAGCAGAAAGGTACAAGACCTCAAAGTTCTTAAAAACAAAACCTCCTTAAAGACCGGAAACGAAAGCAAATTCAACATGGAGATTTAAGAAAAGACCTGCCGCTGCCTTGACAGAAAAAGAACTGTTCCGAACAGTTCAGAAATGTATCAAAAAATCCCGCCCGCTAAAAATACACCCTAAGGTGTAGATATCAAGAAAGATGCTCCTCTTTTGAAAATAAATAATAATAAAAATGTCAAGACAAAGAGGAAAACCGAATGAATAAAAAAGTTCTGAACATTAACGAAGCAAAGATTCTACCTTTCAAAAAAACCAATCTGAACACGGTAGCAGCGTATTTCATTCTTAAATCAAAAGCAGTAAGGTAATAAACAAGGCAGAAGGAGTAAAAAGACTATGGACTACTTGAATTCCCCTTTAAACAAAACCGATCAGTACCTCAAAATAATCGAAGACACCGAAGAAATAATAAATAATTTCAGAGACCTCTCAGACTTAATGCAGTCAAGACTTGATAAAAAAGAAAGCTCAATGTTCACACTCGGCAAAAAAGTTTTTAACGAACGCCGCGAAGACATTGATCCTTCTGTTCAGCTTGGCAGCAGCAACGTAAGCTTTCTCTAACAACAGTTTCAGTCAATTTGCATAACCTTTTGCGTTTAATTTAAACAAAAGCCGGCTTTGATCAAACAAATCACCACAGAAAAAAACGACTCAGGCAGTAATTATACTGAAACGAGTTTGTTTTCAGTAAAACCGGCAAAGCCGGATTTTCCCGAAAAGCATCACTCCTAAAATTATAGTGCTTTCGCAAAAAATATTTCATTTCTTAACTACTTTTTCAGAGCACTATAATTTACTGCCTGTTTTCATAATTCAGCCAGCAATCTCTCAAATCCTTAATCTCCTTCTCAAATCCGATTAAACTAAACTCAACATCATTTTCCATTTTTTCGATTTTCGCGGCAAAACTCCTATCCGCAATCCTTTTCTCCTCAATAAACCTTAAAACCTCAAATTCATTTTCCTTAAAATTCCAAACCTTCTTAATCCGTAAAATCGCCTTAAAATCATCATCCTTCTTCACATTATGTCTGTGAAACCCGTTCAATATAATTTCTGACTGCATCTTATCTGTCAAATACCCGCCACTCTTAAAAACTTCCTTAACCCCCTCCTTCTCCTTCAAAAAAATAAAATCATTTTTAACAAACTGTTTTTTTATCTGTTCTTTTTTATGTTCATGACATGTACCCGCATTTTTTGCCACCCCGTACGCATTTTTTGCCACCCGACCCTCACATTTTGCCACCTCTCCAAAACCAAATTCCGCCACCTTTATTTCAGCAATCTGAGGCTTGCCGTCAACACTTGAACCGATTTTTTCGCTGATTTGAGCAACTTCTTCATTAACCTGAGAACCTTCACTATTTTCCTTCTCAATTACCCCTAAAAACCCGTAAGTTTTTTGAGTAAAATAAATTTTCCTGAAATTTTCTTCAAATACAATAACAATAACCCCTTTGGCTTTAAGCTCGTTGACCGCCTGACTTACAGCCCGCTCGCCCGAACCGGTACACTTCATCAGCTTGTTGTTTTTGGGATAAACAAACCCCTTTTTAGGATTGTACATATTGGCAAGACTAAACATAATAAGCCTGGCAGTAGGGCTTAAGTCCACCTTGGAAAAAAAATTCGTATCCGTAATGGCTTTTAAAATATTAAAACTTTTGACATTGACATGAAGAGCCTGATTTTCAGCACTACAAGGCTCTTTTAAACCCGCTTCACAAAGATTATTCATAATTTACAAAAACTCCTCCATTAATTAGGCATAACAAACTATTGCACTTTCATGGAGAGCCTGTATAATAAAAATTAACGACCAAATTAATTTTTAAATAAAATACAAGGCGCTCCTCAGGGAGTGCTTTTTAATTTAAACTATTAATCTTCTGCCAAAATCGCTACATTTAGCCGTTTCAACAGATCAATCCATAAAAAGAGCCTACTTTTCTTTTTTTTAAAGCCCAACCTCTTTATAAATAAGGCTTTTCCTCCTCAAAAACGGCTCTTCTTTTCTCCAATCCTATTTTAACAGTAATCAACCGTGGAATATTTCTTGCTGTCATTTATCAATAATAAAAACAAAGAGCTTGCAACTTCTGCCGCAGTGCTTAAATAGGCCACCGAATTAATTACAGCATGTAATCCATGTCATTTTCTTACAAAATTCAATTTGTATTACAAAACATGAAGCACAATAAACAAACAAAAACCCTTATAGGACTAAGAAAATCCT
Coding sequences within it:
- a CDS encoding SIMPL domain-containing protein (The SIMPL domain is named for its presence in mouse protein SIMPL (signalling molecule that associates with mouse pelle-like kinase). Bacterial member BP26, from Brucella, was shown to assemble into a channel-like structure, while YggE from E. coli has been associated with resistance to oxidative stress.), with product MNKNKILLTLLTLLMSTIMINSAAKAENNINILSASGTSSINAEPDTAVFSVAIETENKLLTMALQENTNKAQKVVSEIKKLIGKDDSIKTTGFNVNPIYNYDNKERKSILSGYRVTNMINVKTKKLGDTGKIIDSAIKNGANKADDLDFMIENKAKYSSELLKKASELAKQKAYATAEALGLCIKGINRVSTNFSDETISPYYRGAFSAMEMKSASDGAAPPIEAGQVKLTATVSVDFIIQDIKQP
- a CDS encoding helix-turn-helix domain-containing protein; this translates as MNNLCEAGLKEPCSAENQALHVNVKSFNILKAITDTNFFSKVDLSPTARLIMFSLANMYNPKKGFVYPKNNKLMKCTGSGERAVSQAVNELKAKGVIVIVFEENFRKIYFTQKTYGFLGVIEKENSEGSQVNEEVAQISEKIGSSVDGKPQIAEIKVAEFGFGEVAKCEGRVAKNAYGVAKNAGTCHEHKKEQIKKQFVKNDFIFLKEKEGVKEVFKSGGYLTDKMQSEIILNGFHRHNVKKDDDFKAILRIKKVWNFKENEFEVLRFIEEKRIADRSFAAKIEKMENDVEFSLIGFEKEIKDLRDCWLNYENRQ